TCAACGGCATCCGCGTTGGTGAGGTCACGGCGCTCGCACTGGCGCCGGACAATCCGCGCTTCGTCAACGCGACGATCTCGGTGGCATCGGCGACCCCGGTGCGTCCCGACACCAAGGTCGGGCTCGATTTCCAGGGCCTGACTGGCGTGCCCGTGGTGGCGCTGGAAGGCGGCATGATCGTCGCAAAACCGGGCGAGACGCCGGTGCTCGTCGCCGATGCCGGGGCCGGACAGAGCATGACTCAGGCGGCCCGCGATGCGTTGCGGCGCGTCGACTCGGTGTTGGAGGAAAATTCCGGTCCGTTGAAGGACACGATCGCCAATTTCAAGACCTTCTCGGAGGGGCTTGCGCGCAACACCGGCAAGCTCGACGGCATCGTCGGTGGGCTGGAGAGGATGACGGGCGGCGGCACGCCGACGCAGAAGATCACCTTCGATCTTCGCGCGCCGAAGAATCTCGGAGCCATCGGCAAGACCCTGTCGGAGCCGCTGGCGATCCCGGAACCGACCGCGGTCGCGATGTTGCAGACACAGCGGATGCTGTTTTCACCGGTCAAGGACTATCCCGGCTTTGCCGAGTTCCTGTGGGCCGACAGCATTCCAAAGCTGCTGCAGGCGAGGCTGATCGACAGTTTCGAGAACTATGACGTCGCGCACGCCCCGCTGCGCGCGAGCGATGTCGGGCAGGCGGACCATCAGCTCCTGATCGACGTCAGGCGCTTCCGGATCTCGACCGACGGCGATCCGGTCGCCGAGATCGGTCTCTCGGCGAGGATCGTCGACAAGAACGGCAAGGTGATCGCCTCACGCCTTCTCGAAGCGAGCGAGAAGCTCGACAAGATCGAGCCGGCGGCCGCGGTCGAGGCCTTCAACGCCGCCTTCGCGCGAATCGCCAAGGAGCTGATCGGCTGGACCGTGCAATCGGTCTAGGGCCGCGTACTCATAGACGTCATGTCTGGACCGGCCGGCGTTGGCCGACGTATAGCGCGGTATGTCGTTAGTGGCTGGGCCTTGATTTGGTTGTGAGTTCCATGCTCGCACTTGATGCGATTCACGAAGGGGAGTGGTAGGTCACCGATTGGTAGGCGCAATTTTTTCGACGACACGTGCGTTTCATGTAGTTGTTTATCGGGGATGCGCAGGAGATGTACGTCCTTGCTCTGGTCACC
This genomic interval from Bradyrhizobium sp. CB82 contains the following:
- a CDS encoding MlaD family protein; this encodes METRAPYVLIGAFVMAAILAVFGFIYWLNNTGGIGPRTSYHVQFQGPVPGLLVGAGVLFNGIRVGEVTALALAPDNPRFVNATISVASATPVRPDTKVGLDFQGLTGVPVVALEGGMIVAKPGETPVLVADAGAGQSMTQAARDALRRVDSVLEENSGPLKDTIANFKTFSEGLARNTGKLDGIVGGLERMTGGGTPTQKITFDLRAPKNLGAIGKTLSEPLAIPEPTAVAMLQTQRMLFSPVKDYPGFAEFLWADSIPKLLQARLIDSFENYDVAHAPLRASDVGQADHQLLIDVRRFRISTDGDPVAEIGLSARIVDKNGKVIASRLLEASEKLDKIEPAAAVEAFNAAFARIAKELIGWTVQSV